From Gossypium raimondii isolate GPD5lz chromosome 11, ASM2569854v1, whole genome shotgun sequence:
aattttattggTGTTCATCGAAAATTTTCATTCGAGTGGAATTTAATCGAATCTGATATGAATGCGATGAAGTGCAGATATGGATACTTTCCTATTCACTTCCGAATCCGTCAACGAAGGCCATCCCGACAAGATATGCGACCAGGTTTCTGATGCCATCCTCGATGCTTGCTTAGAACAGGACCCGGAAAGCAAAGTAGCTTGCGAGACTTGCACAAAGACGAACATGGTTATGGTGTTTGGTGAGATCACGACCAAGGCCAAAGTTAACTACGAGAAAATCATTCGGGATACTTGTAGAGGTATCGGGTTCACATCCGCAGATGTTGGCCTTGATGCTGATAAATGCAATGTTCTAGTTAATATCGAGCAACAGAGCCCCGATATCGCTCAAGGAGTTCACGGTCACCTCACGAAGAAACCCGAGGAAATTGGGGCCGGTGACCAAGGTCACATGTTCGGTTACGCCACTGATGAAACTCCTGAGTTGATGCCTCTAACACATGTGCTTGCAACTAAGCTTGGTGCTAAGCTCACTGAAGTAAGAAAGAACAAGACGTGTCCGTGGTTGAGGCCCGACGGTAAGACCCAAGTGACTGTCGAGTATCAAAATGATGGTGGAGCCATGGTCCCTGTTCGTGTTCATACTGTTCTCATTTCGACTCAACACGATGAGACTGTCACCAATGAGAAGATTGCTGCGGACTTGAAAGAGCATGTCATTAAGCCTGTTATTCCGGCAAAGTACCTTGATGAAAAAACCATTTTCCACCTCAACCCTTCCGGTAGGTTCGTTATCGGTGGACCTCATGGAGATGCAGGTCTCACTGGCCggaaaattataattgataccTATGGTGGTTGGGGCGCTCATGGTGGAGGTGCCTTCTCGGGAAAGGATCCTACGAAGGTGGACCGAAGTGGTGCATACATTGTTAGGCAAGCAGCAAAGAGTGTTGTGGCTTCAGGGCTTGCCCGTCGTTGTATCGTGCAAGTATCTTACGCAATCGGTGTTCCCGAACCATTGTCGGTTTTCGTCGACACGTATAAGACTGGCAAGATCTCGGATAAGGATATTTTGGAACTAATCAAtaagaattttgattttaggccAGGAATGATCTCGATCAATCTTGACTTGAAGAGAGGAGgcaagtttaggtaccaaaagaCTGCGGCTTATGGTCATTTTGGACGTGATGACCCCGATTTCACTTGGGAGATCGTTAAGCCTCTTAAGCCCAATGCATAAAACACGGTTTAGCTCGATAAGTTTTTGGGAAATAGTTATTATCGTAGCTGTCATTCCGGTATACTCGACGAGGAATAAagacatacatacatacgtGTGTTCATAAATACGTACACACATATACGTACAttgtaatttgttttcattttagggcATAATTTGTTTTACCAATGGCCCATGCTTCTTGCAAAGGATTTTATAGtgtgtattttttaatatatatgtatatatatcttttaattcaaatacaatatatattacGAAGTGTAAGTGTCGGATATAAGAATAGGTTTCTTTTCAACTTCAggtatgtttattttcttttaagaatttttaatatatatttagaacGTCCTCGAAGAATCACATCTTTATTAGATCTGTTCATGGATTGGATTAAGTCGtgacataaattttttttctttgaattggactaaatttactattcatttcaaattggaaaatataaaccaaaaccGATCTTCTCAACcataaactattattttagaaCTAAATTAGATTGGTCGAGCGCACCATAAAAAAGTCGAGGTACTAGTCTAGAATAAGAGAATAGACTGGTTGATGTGAGAACCTTGGattgattgaattgattttttttaaataaattattcaattgaatTGGATAAATTTATCAAACCGATGAaaccaaaaatcataatttatcctaTTAAAAGCTTGACCATAAACATATTACTTGAATctcatttaaaaaagaaaaaaaaactacacAAAGTTTGGATTTTATATAAGACATGAAATTATAGCATGCTCCGTACTCGAGTTGGTACTTATCTTATCAAACACAAAAAAGATTctgttagaaaataaaagactaGGTAAAAGTGTTATAagagtaaaattacattttatctcttttatttaaaaaataggtaaattagtctttttacattaaaaatttcatctattttattattaaaattggtaTAGTGACAGAATAACCAAGAACTACACGCAAGGTGCTCGTATACTTCATGCAAATGTATatgaaccaaattttaacagttaaaatagataaaaattttaacagaatgatCAGTTTGCTTTTTTATCAGACATATAAAGACCAATTtgtatatcttttaaaatatatataatatgactCTTagtataaaatcaataaaatattataagaaaGTAGAAATTATTAAGTCGGTACATagtaatttcatgtatatatatatatattaactagcatgatttttccctttttttggaaaattaaaataccaaaTTTTCATGGCTAAGAGATGGATTTGGTTGGTGAACAGATGTGAGAGAGTGTGGgatatgaatttttctttaaaaaaaatatatttatttaattttagttataaaatattttttaaacataaactattatttttagttttaatactttcaaccatttaatattttttaaataatctcattatatgtTCTGATCGtatctgttctttttgacacaatgcctcCCAACCCATAAACAagaggataatacgcttcagtAACTCGTACCCACATCCTCTTGCATAGacaacaatattcatacaaatcgaattaagactcaatttacacattcattagtttttttaaacaatttctaGCCATAATTTCTAGAATGGTggaaagtattaaaatttttaaaaaatatttttaattaaaattaatatatatttaaagaaaaaaaccagCCTATTACCGACAGAATAGTGGCACTATGTATTGTTCAATGTCcccaatttttctattttttattgtttaatatatatttatttattacttattataTCTCGCCACTATACACACTGTGCATCAACATagtatcgatggatgtatcgtTTTATTTTAGTACTGATATATATCAATAATGACATGTTTCGATATGctgttttaagtttattaatattttatatatatttataatttaattttaattttataataaattataatataatatatacgtgcaaatatatcttaattatgtctgaatatatttatatataaatataaattttaaaattattaattaaggtaAGCTAGTAAGTTCGTATCAAATGATAAAACCacttagtaattaaatcatCTCGTGATAATGGGGTAAATTACACTCaaagtcattaaactattagtaaatttacgttttggtgactcaacttcaaaaagctgtaaaatggtcattgaactattcaaaaattttcatttaaatcactgGGCTGTTAAAAgttttttccatttaaaatgttataatcaAGCCTTCTTTATTTACGCTGTCTGCTCCAAACGAAAGCTCTCATTCCCTTTCTCTTctacagttcaattttttttctcatgaaATAGCTTTGAAAATCACGAATCTACgaaccaaaatagaaacaattttcttttttgatctcCGATACTAACCATCAAATAAACTTGGATTGAAAGTTTGTTATTCTACTCGTTGATGGGTATTGATCCATCACACTGATTATCGAATCATGGCTTGGAACTCGCTGGTTAgactttttataaataaataaaaaaaaacccttaataacaagtaactcaaataaaaactttcaaacagTTCAGtaacattttgtaactttttaaatttaagtgatcaaaatgtaaacttattaataatttagtggcATTGGATGTAATGCCAATTACTGTAAGGCTTAATTcataatttggtacttgagtttggattttctttttctaatgtggtatttctgttattttttgttcaatccgatattttttgacaaaagttatatattttggtacaaaaataacaatattaaattttagtgtttaattgggttttatggttgatttgatgaaaatttataattaactaataatattagcaattaactttcatcataTCAACTCTAAAATATGAATCAAATCACATCCATTGGATTgcatttgacaaattaaacaaattcgcaattaatactaaatttattctattaacaaaatcatgaaaatttgaaacctattaatattagcaattaactttcatcgaatcaaccctaaaactcaaattaaacactgaaaatataatattgttaCCTTTgagtaccaaaatatataacttttatcgAATCTGAGATACGAATTGGACTAAAAATAGATATACTACGTTAGAAAAAGCATTAAACTTGAGTACCAAATGATATACCAAGTCTTATTGTaatgatttaaaaaacaatattcaatgactggttttttttttctttaaatattttggcATATGATAAGACgatattaaattctaattaaatctaaaatcgagtcaaataaaatatctaaacgATATtcgatgatttttttttatacaatgcctagaactacccatagtccCTCCCCAACCCTTGAAAGCACTTGAGCTCACGTTCTCTTACACTAAGAAACTATACCGATACTAACCGAACTAAGactcaaatgaaataaatattgaatttttattcacTCCATCTCGGTTATGATTCTTACTATATTGCTTTCTTATAATACAAATTGCTCTAGGTGGATCTAAGACCATACATTTGAACAACCAAAAAAGACAAATCAATTTAAATGGCTTCGATCCGTACCCAAGCCGGACCGATGTGGAAAATCTCGAATTTTCATTATATGACCCTATGTGGGCACAAAATGCataaagatttaattatataaaaataattaaaataaaaaataatattatattcataaaattaaaattggtatATAAATGCATGAATGGCTTTTATGTCATTTCTTAATCATATTCGTGTTCGATTAACTCGTGACCCCAACTTAAATAATGACATTTATGatctaattttagttttagtccctctgttatgttaaaatttaagatataaactctttaatttaatttaacataatctggtatattcatttttataatgATATTAGTATGTTAAAATTGATTCTATTGTTAGTGTTATTGTTAAAACGGTGACAGGTAAATTTTCTAACGATATCTTTAAACATTTAGCCAATCATGGTTGCATAGTTTTCATGTGACTCTAAACGTAATCAAGTCAAGTCGAGCTTGAATAGTAGCAAATGGTAGGCTCAATACTCTATTCGAGCTTGATTGAATatcaatttttaagtttgaactCGATTCAAGACATTGAATTTTTCAGCTCGTTTGTATTCAAGCTCGGGTTTCTTCTAACTTAAACTCTTTTTATACAAAGGTAAAATGAAACGCTTGATTAATAGACTCATGAGCCATTCGAATAGGGTATCATGGTACTCAAATTGGATTagataattacaaaattacaaaaaattacaaaat
This genomic window contains:
- the LOC105761800 gene encoding S-adenosylmethionine synthase 1; amino-acid sequence: MDTFLFTSESVNEGHPDKICDQVSDAILDACLEQDPESKVACETCTKTNMVMVFGEITTKAKVNYEKIIRDTCRGIGFTSADVGLDADKCNVLVNIEQQSPDIAQGVHGHLTKKPEEIGAGDQGHMFGYATDETPELMPLTHVLATKLGAKLTEVRKNKTCPWLRPDGKTQVTVEYQNDGGAMVPVRVHTVLISTQHDETVTNEKIAADLKEHVIKPVIPAKYLDEKTIFHLNPSGRFVIGGPHGDAGLTGRKIIIDTYGGWGAHGGGAFSGKDPTKVDRSGAYIVRQAAKSVVASGLARRCIVQVSYAIGVPEPLSVFVDTYKTGKISDKDILELINKNFDFRPGMISINLDLKRGGKFRYQKTAAYGHFGRDDPDFTWEIVKPLKPNA